CTAAAAATGATGTGTTTAAGGCAGGGTATACTGGGATTTGAGGAAATCTTTCCGCAATCGCAGAGACGCCAATTCCACACCCAAGGGAAAGAATAGCATCTATATCCTTTATTTTATTGCTTAGCTCATCAACGAATTCCCATTCACACTGCCTTATAATTGTTTCTTCAAAAAATTCTATCTCTTTTCCTTCAAGCCTGGTTGCCATTTTTAAAGATAAAGCAAGGATTTTTGTCTCCTTTTCTCCACCTGACATACATACTGTAACACAGGTTCCACAGCCAACAAGTAATATCCTTTTGTGAGATGAGACCATCTTTTTTATCTCGTCAAAGGGCTTTCTCTCTGCAATTATCATTTTTTAAGAAGCTTGGTCACAGTTCTTCCTTTTGCCACTAAATTCTATGTTTTTGCCGTTGAGCGCTTGGTATGCTCGCCGTGGCCACGAAATGTCCTGGTGGGAGAGAATTCGCCAAGCTTATGGCCAACCATATTCTCTGTGATATAGATAGGCAAAAATTTCTTTCCGTTGTG
This genomic interval from bacterium contains the following:
- a CDS encoding methylenetetrahydrofolate reductase C-terminal domain-containing protein; translation: MIIAERKPFDEIKKMVSSHKRILLVGCGTCVTVCMSGGEKETKILALSLKMATRLEGKEIEFFEETIIRQCEWEFVDELSNKIKDIDAILSLGCGIGVSAIAERFPQIPVYPALNTSFLGFPEKQGLWVERCGACGNCILHLTAGICPVVRCSKGLFNGPCGGSNKGKCEISKDVPCAWQIIYDRLKELNKLELLDEIIPPKDWSTERSGGLRKIIREDIYIE